The window CTGAAATTGTTGGCATGTCTCTTCTAACGACATCAATCACACGTTTTATAAGAAACTTTCCCAGGTTGATTCCAGATAAACCTGGCTGCAAATCACAGCAGTAAATTCATAATAGAAACGTTTACAAATCATGACAAACCtaagaatgatttttcaaacTATTTATGAGACAATGGTACTAAATCATGTTAAGTTCACTCTTGATTCTTGAAAGACTATTCAAGTGAAACATGACATGGGCGCGCAAATAGTTGGTTGATGATAAAAGGAAAGTATTATTGCTTTCTAGTGAAAGCATAAATTCTTTCAGAATTCTATCTACAGCTCAAAGAATTTTATAGAGAATCATCTAGTCCAGTGAAGAGGAAGgttgaagaaaaatatatttttgaaaatttgcaaaatatttttggaagaaattATGACATTCATATCACCTGAGTAGAAGAGATGGAGTAAAAAAGTGCACATGTTGCCTCACATTCAGGTATTGGAGGATCATCCCATAGAACTTCCTGCAGAAATATTGTTATCAGTGAATCATAGCTTCAAATCCGTACTACAGTATAGGGCAGAAAAATGTTCACCTGTATTGTTTGAGCCACGTGCTTCATGAGTGCAacttcaataaaaattaatggttCGCCTGTAGACAGATGTATTATTAGCCACAACAGGCTGGCGATATTCGGTTTACAAGAAATAATAACTCTAAAGTCTAAATATACACAACCGCAACTTCTGTAAGTGCATATGGACTCAAGTTAGGTTTTAAACTATAATGTTGTCATAATTTGTtacaactttttatttttattttaagtaggaGGAAAGGAGAGGAGGATTGAACTGAGACCTCTCCTTTTCATATAAGAGAGATCCACAGCTTGGGTGTGGTGAAGGCCGAAGAGACCATACTTTGTAGCAACTTTATATGTAGCATACTAATGAAATCTAATTGCGAAGGTATCTAATAAGTTTATACTTCCTATTAGATTCTGAAAGAATTACTATGACCAGtagttattaaataaaattacaaatttatgaCTGTCACAATATTGTCCTTCAATTAATTACTTACAAAGGATATAAtcatatcaaattttgtatGCACTATCATACATAAAAAACAGGACAAGATTATACAAAGCTATTATTACTCCTGTATTAAGTACTTATGAGTTATAATATGGACATCTCATGAAATCCTTATACTTATAATTCTAACTCAAACACTTACTAATcccaaaataaatcaataagataattaaaaagaatattattaagaattttattttactgtaactaaaatcaaattattaaaagtcTCTATAATTATTGTCTTTTATAAGATGTTGAGAGGGATTTAAAATGCCAATTTTGCAAAATCTGAGTGAACTCATTCCGCCAccttcaaaataatttattatctaCTGTGAGCATTATGAAAATAGCCCTATCTATCAAGTCAGAATTTTAATGCACGAGCATAAGAAAGAAAGTTAACCTGGAATCGCTGGGTGTAAGTACCCAAAACAGCGGCGTCCCATGCCCAGTCTTCGCTTCAGATCTAAAAGATTACTGATTGGATGTACTGCCTACAAATGACCAGACAGGAGTCCcatattttaatagaataCAGGTGGGAGAAGTCAATGGAGATTTTAGCCACTTACATGTAACCTACCTCATGTGCTACAATCTTTTCCAACAGAGATGCTGAATCATCCCAAGTTATGTGATGAAGCTGAAGATTTGCAGGACTGAGCCATGTAATAAGCTTCTCTTTCAAGTAAGAGTCCAGTGCTCTCAGCACGGCAGTATTCTCCTCccttgaaaaattaataaaatatgtgctCTTTTAGGAGTCCATAAGCAATTAATTCGaactttttctttatcatcTAATCactcaatataaaataatcgtagtaaatatgttttatcaatctaataattcacaaaaactgaaaatacCCCTTTAAGGATGAATACTTATAATATCATGCTCCTTTTATTTCACTATTGCCCAACGAGAGTCAACTTCCATCCATGAAGTTTTCTCCTAGATCTAAAATGAAAGAGATGGAGAAATGTGGAAGTGTAAATTTGGTGCATAACCTTACGCGAGAAAAGATAGTATGTCGGCCCTCATAATTGATAAGAATCTTAGTCCTCCAGGGTGTGTGTTCAGCCGTTCAAAAAGAACTTCGTACATTGGCTTGAGTGATTCCCTCAAATTCCGCTCGATCCTGTAGAAAGCAGAGAATGATCCCTCGCCTTCATGTGCATTTTCCAGCGGCTTATCACCTAAAAGATTCTAAAGGTTAAAAAGACTAGAACAATCGCAAAGAACAACTGGAACAAGCAATAGTAATCTTACTGCTTGGAAGTTCAAGCCCAAGATATTGTTTCATCAAATCACGAACTTGCTTCCGATTAAGATCATATTCTCTAGCAAGTGTCAACAATAATGCCCGACGGTTCTCATTGGGAAGGCCATAGTAACCCTGCATTCCTATTGTGAAATCAGTACCAAAAGATGCTTAACAATAACTTGCTGGCATGTGCAAAACTTTAACCCACCTCAGAAAAATCATCTAGCGCAACATCTAGAATCTCTGTCTTGTTCATTGACATAGCAGCATGCATCGATTGTTGCACTCTCACAACATCTCTACAACATTCACTTCAAGAGTTAATGCCACTATATGTAATACAAATCACATGTTTACTCTATATTAGAAAGGATCGTATATAAAAATTGCAGTAAATTACTAATGGAGCAGTGGAGAGAATATATGCAAACATCTAGTAGCTGATGTCTGCAGGAAAAAGCTCAATGATGGTAGTACACCTATTGATTGTTCCAGTACATATGTATTTGAAACATGGTAACTTGTGAATAATTTCCTAGGAATTCCATTCAAAACAGATATAACTTGACCTGAAAGGAAATTTCTTAATAACATCTTCTTGATATTGTTTACGTATGAGAGCTACCCATTCCAAACTACCTGCAGTACTATATACAGTGTTCACTCTTAAAATGTTACAGAAATTTAACGTAAGTATCAACGAGTTTTAGGTAGGAACTATGCTAAAAGccataaaatcaattttttttttgtaaggGAAACGAGCCAGACAACACAAGGAATAAAATACTCCGTATGACTTAGTTCATTACCATGCCATTCATCGATTTTACCCCGAGCTCGTCATCAACAccaaattattatgtaatgaATCTAGcctaagttacttatacatatCAAGTCCTATCTGATTCACAAAATAACCTCACAACAGCATAATGTAGGGAAGTCTTTAGGCCCATTCCTTCTTGTCCTTGAGCTTCAataattcatgaaaatttaCTTGTTAATACTTCAATCTACTCACTTGAGCTACACTGATAAACGAACCTCCGCTTTGTAAATTTTCCTCAAAATCACACatttaaataaggaaaaaacTTGTGTTCACCCGGAATCACATCCACATCCATCTCAATGAGGGTTCAGCAATCCCTAATCAGGATTTATTAATTCCTAGTTAGAAAATATTATCacaattaaatactcctattaattaTGGCAAATGCACTTTAAAAACcgcaaatatatataaaatgcatcGGCGTATACATAGCAAAAACAAGCATGCTTTCTCTGTGTGGCCGATTTCTTATACAAATCAAATCactcgaaaaaaaaaacactataaTCACATACGTGTGGAGAGTGGCTGAGGCATCCTGAGAAGTAGAAACTTTGCCGTTCCTAACGCCATCGATTGGCGGGAATTGCATTTGATTTATTCTGTTCTGCTCATTCACACAAACAAACTAAATCAAACAATTACCAGatcaaattgttaaaaaattaggCATAATTGGGGCAGTAGATTGAGGTGAAAGCAACACGACTTACGGTGGTGGGGGAAAGTGGGCGCATTCTAGCACGCATAAAAATGGAGAGAGCCTTCCTGTTGTTGTTCATATGCGTATTTGTTTAGTCAGAAAGTGGGCGCCCTCTAATTTTCTGAATTGTTCTTCCTGGCGGCCATTGAATTGTTTATTACGAATTCTTTAAACTGAAATCTCGTTGGTGCGGCTTTGACAATGGCGCGCCACCCGCCTCCGACACCGACGCAGTTTTGGGCCTTTTGGCCAAACTAATTTGGAGGCCCAATATTCCGTGATTTTCTCATATCAAAGGCCCAAATtagttgtaaaaaaaaaaaaattaatatgaaacGAGGCATTCGAAAatatgaagaagaaaggattGAAAATTGGAAACCAGagatttttgtgttgatgagAATTGAAAATTCGTTTTGGTGGATCCAAAACAGTTAAAATAGCGGAAGTGTGTAAATAAGGCAATTTTAGAGGTATACGCGTTTTGGAATTAAACGGTTAAAGTGTAGGTTGTAGAACTCCACTTTCCATATGAAACTCAGTGACAAATTAATAAGCTTCTCCATAAATAAGGAAACAAATACTACTTATGTATGGATCAACATCATCACAAACAAACAACTCTTACAAATCACACAACaacattcattttttccaAGAGCAGATTTAGTCTACAGTATGGCGTGCATTTATGGGTTCAACCCCATCATCGTTCCAAACTTTCATCATCCAATTCCATTGATCGCAATTCCGATTCGACCGTTGATTAAAGAGTACGATACATGCCCTGAAAGTTTGAACGGCTTCAAGTATAAGCTGACGGCCCAGATTGTTCTCAACGAAGGAGAGGAGTTGATTTCGCTCGCTCATCTCTGCGACGCGCTACACAGCATCTGGCAGCCGTCTCTCACTTGGCGAGTTATCCCCGTGGGCGGCCAAGGCTACTGCTACTCCCTGCAATTCTCGAGCTATAAAGACTTAATGAAGGTAGCTTCTGCACCGGCGTACGCTTTGCGATGCGGCTGGATTAGGATCGTGCACGATCAACCCATGGATGTCAACACCACGCGCCCCACCGCCACTTTGGTTCGTTGGCGTCGCCCTCCGCCCTCGTGGCTCAAGGTCAACACTGACGGGTCATCGTTTGGATCGTCATCGTCGTGTGGGGGTATTTTTCGAGACCACGGAGGGAAGGCCATATGCAGTTTCTCCATACAATTAGGAGAAAGGACTGCATTCGAGGCCGAACTTGCTGCGTGCATCAATGCAGTCAATATAGCGAGTGATAGAGGGTGGAAGAGATTGTGGCTGGAATCCGACTGCACGCGACTCGTTGATTTACTATATTCTCAATCTACGGACGTACCTAACAAGTATGAGGGGTCGTGGATGCGAGTGTTGGATCGTTTGCAACACATGGAGTTTCGCGTTACACACATCTATCGGGAAGGGAATAGAGTTGCCGACGCGCTTGCAAGTCCGAACGTCCAGACGGAGCTCGTATCGGAGTTACTGTATCAAGACACAATTGGTTGTGTCAATCTTAGATTGCGGTAGTTAGTTCCCCAAATCAACTCCAACTCCAACATTTGTCGGGGTTCTTGTAAATCAAtcatatatagaaattttttcaCAATCACTACTAAACTTTGTCTTCTTGAATGTTAATATTGTGGTGTttctactataattatttacgTATGCAAACATTTCTAGTTGAATATTGACATAAAAAGTAGGAAAgttaatcaaaaaaataaaccgcataatatatcttttttatctttccaTCCAGAGAGAAGAATGAGTCttttgtaattattaaaagaataacTATGCAAAACAAAGTGACAACATCTCTTCGATATCCACACACTATCAAAAGCCTAGGCAAATTCTCAACCGGCGGTGGAGGGAGACTCACAAGCACCACCACTGCCATCCACGAGTACTTGAGTATCGTCGAGTTTTGCCATCAGAGGAGAACTCTCCTTCATTTCGCCGAGATAAGCACCATTTCTCAACTGAGCAGAGGCAAACACCTCGATTGATTTCCGTTGCTGCCCCGCTTGGGGATCCCACTTCATTGAGACAACAATCGCCTCAGCTTGCGTGCAGTATTCGAGTTAATGtcaaaatttataacttaCAAAGTTATGTACTCCATTTGTCAACaagattttgagttttttatCAATCGAAATAAGTAGTCATAGTTTAATGGAGTATTTGCGTACAATTAACTCTAAATAGGACTAAACAGTAGGAGTAGCACTTACCTCATGgtacaaatcaaaataatcagGAAAATGGTTTGATTCTGTTGCTAATAGCAGTGTAATGCTGAAGTTACAATGAGAGGgatacacaaaattaaattgcatAATGATAGAAAATGTCTAGCAAGCAAGTCAATTAACTGATTCATCTCTTTAGGAAGCATGACCTACAAAGCTGCATCGATTAATACAATATATGCTCTGGTATGTGtcattaattacaaataaccaAAGGCCTAAGCAGAGGAAGAGTTCTCTGCCTGTACAACAATGCTTAAGAGATCAGCACACGGTGGTCTTACTTCCTCTGGCGCTTCGTCTCTGCCTGCAAGAGAATGAAAATAGCTCGGATGAAAGAAGAGAGGGCAAGGTATTATTGAAACTATGGTGACACAAAATATGTATTCAAGGATAGACAAATGCAGTTCGCCTTTTCTTGTAGGCATAAAATACGTATTCCTAGAAGACCtgagtatttattgaataaaacaTATCAAGTTGGTTATCAACACAATGGCTGCCCAGAAGCAATTTCCACGTGTGTAAAAGTTTGTTTTGTACATATAGGCAAACAAGATCAGAGGGGTCAAAACTAAATTGTTTTTGCCCAAGAACAAGCTTGCTTACTTTGCCATTTGTAAGTGAGTTTTCTTGGGCCTTTTTAAATTCTTCATCGGATGCATGCTCGGAGCAGATAAAGTGATCCAATTGCTTTGCCTCTTCCACTGTCAAATCAACACAAGCAGGATGGTACCTACAAAAGGATCACAGTCCATAAGGGAAACATCAAGATGAAACCATTGAACCGATGATAATTTGAGTGCTTTGTCAGGGGAAGGGACATAACAAATAACAAATCACTCCACATTGTACTTAGGATGATAGAATctcaaaaaagggaaaaaacatTTCAGGTGTTCCAAACACAAGTGGCGTGCTGGTATGTCCCTTAATTAGGGAGAGCATCACAATACGACCAGAGAAAAACACGAGAATAATTAATGTGCTTCATATAAAGATAAGAAATAATTCTCACTAAGCAGAAGATTGGTTATTTATAAAGAGGTTTCAGGTTAACGTTGAGGAGATGACCGCAAAAGGAAAAGGGCAttcaaacaaaagaaatcaGCGTTCACAGGAAACCTCTAAAACAATATACTGCTTTATTAGCTATCAACTAAATTGAATAACATTCTCAGGCACTCCCCCTGCAAATCAATAGTTTCAACTCATGGATTAATGTTTCCACATATTGAAGGGGGATATTGACCTTGAtgaagtttcaattttatgaaaaaacatGAACGCAACAAAGTCAGGGATATAACTCACACACCAGTCTTTGCATTCGTCACACTGTATCATCAGGTCATCAGGATTGTAGGGCATCTCACATTTGCAATACCTTTCAAATATAATCACAGGAAAACCATTTAGTGTCTCCAGAAGACATAGAGTACCAGCATCTACCATTATGAACCAAAACCATACAATAAAATAGGCACAACTCACACTGCAACACGGTCTGGCAGAAAAGCTCCAGTTGAAGGCTTATATTCAAAGCGGCAATAGTAATCCTCAGGGCCAACATTCTCCAACTTAGTATAATTCTTGAAAGAGTGAACAATGCATTTCCCCTCAATTGTGTGAGCACTCTGCATGTCATGGTGATCTGATAAGAACAACTCCTTGGCTCCATGGAACTGTCTTCTTCCTCCAACTGCTTCCTCTGGCCTGTAGTACCACCTCACCCGTACTTTCATATTGTTACGGTTATCAGCCTCAATCTTCTCCACCCGTGCCACATAAGGAGCAGTATTACTTTCTGATGGCCGCATCACTACACAATCTCCAGCTTAATTCCCACACAAACACAATAGAAAAACTAAATTCAGAAGCTAAAATCAGAACAAACATTGGACCAGCTCAAGTACATTTCTACATACTCAAATCAGAATAAACATCCATAGAGAGTGATGACCTAGTGCAGGCCCAATTTTATGACAAACAGAAACTCGCCCAAGATTGAAAAAAGACACTATGCTTACAAAACATAACTCATTTATTCCTTGATACTAGAGTATTCGTGCAACATTTACGCACGTAGTTTCTCAATTAGGAATCTTCACCAAATTAAAGAAAGTCAGTAAAAATATCCAACTCCGAGAGAATTACAGCCTCATCTTCATTGCCATAGTGAAACCAATATTTGTACgctttcaatatttaaataaaaataagagtaaaaataaaagaaaaatgttgaGTTCATAAACATGCATGCAAAAAGGCGAGTGGACCAAAGGTCTCAAGTTTGAACACACTTAAGCAAAATTCTGCTTATTTAtccaacaaaaatgaaaaaactttgttttttttaaatcgcAGCAGCACTCTCAAAGCAGCACAGTTTCACAATCCATAAAAATCATCGCATTTGACATAAATCTCTCGATATATACCTTTAACGATTTTGTTGGTGCCTCTAATTGTGTAGGAATCTACATCGCTCGTTCCAGGTCTCCTTTTCGCCATGGATGGTCTAGTCACAGAAACTCCTCTTCCtgtttctctctccctctctcgaGCAACAGCACTCTTCCTCTCGAAGATTTCAGAAAAAGCGGGAAAATCCCTTCCAATGGAGACGCCGCAAGGGACCGAAGATTATCAAAACAACATTTCAATGGAGGCTGAATCGGAAGAAGCGGGAAATGGAATGACATAAACCCTAGAAGTTTTTGGGGTAAAAATTCGCTGTTA is drawn from Salvia hispanica cultivar TCC Black 2014 chromosome 6, UniMelb_Shisp_WGS_1.0, whole genome shotgun sequence and contains these coding sequences:
- the LOC125193983 gene encoding malonyl-CoA decarboxylase, mitochondrial-like isoform X1 — its product is MNNNRKALSIFMRARMRPLSPTTFVCVNEQNRINQMQFPPIDGVRNGKVSTSQDASATLHTDVVRVQQSMHAAMSMNKTEILDVALDDFSEGYYGLPNENRRALLLTLAREYDLNRKQVRDLMKQYLGLELPSSDKPLENAHEGEGSFSAFYRIERNLRESLKPMYEVLFERLNTHPGGLRFLSIMRADILSFLAEENTAVLRALDSYLKEKLITWLSPANLQLHHITWDDSASLLEKIVAHEAVHPISNLLDLKRRLGMGRRCFGYLHPAIPGEPLIFIEVALMKHVAQTIQEVLWDDPPIPECEATCALFYSISSTQPGLSGINLGKFLIKRVIDVVRRDMPTISTFATLSPIPGYMQWLLSKLAPTEISDSTFSENLLTPEEESALLEATEELNMGKNGMEVLRNLLSSSEKWINSEKLASVLRIPLMRLCARYLLQEKKRGKALDSVGNFHLQNGAMVGRINWMADLSEKGIKQSAGIMVNYIYEVEHIEENAQSYFGDGEIGASDEVRSYLEPRQEDHQEEIKD
- the LOC125193983 gene encoding malonyl-CoA decarboxylase, mitochondrial-like isoform X3, which translates into the protein MNNNRKALSIFMRARMRPLSPTTFVCVNEQNRINQMQFPPIDGVRNGKVSTSQDASATLHTDVVRVQQSMHAAMSMNKTEILDVALDDFSEGYYGLPNENRRALLLTLAREYDLNRKQVRDLMKQYLGLELPSSDKPLENAHEGEGSFSAFYRIERNLRESLKPMYEVLFERLNTHPGGLRFLSIMRADILSFLAEENTAVLRALDSYLKEKLITWLSPANLQLHHITWDDSASLLEKIVAHEAVHPISNLLDLKRRLGMGRRCFGYLHPAIPGEPLIFIEVALMKHVAQTIQEVLWDDPPIPECEATCALFYSISSTQPGLSGINLGKFLIKRVIDVVRRDMPTISTFATLSPIPGYMQWLLSKLAPTEISDSTFSENLLTPEEESALLEATEYLLQEKKRGKALDSVGNFHLQNGAMVGRINWMADLSEKGIKQSAGIMVNYIYEVEHIEENAQSYFGDGEIGASDEVRSYLEPRQEDHQEEIKD
- the LOC125193983 gene encoding malonyl-CoA decarboxylase, mitochondrial-like isoform X2; protein product: MNNNRKALSIFMRARMRPLSPTTNRINQMQFPPIDGVRNGKVSTSQDASATLHTDVVRVQQSMHAAMSMNKTEILDVALDDFSEGYYGLPNENRRALLLTLAREYDLNRKQVRDLMKQYLGLELPSSDKPLENAHEGEGSFSAFYRIERNLRESLKPMYEVLFERLNTHPGGLRFLSIMRADILSFLAEENTAVLRALDSYLKEKLITWLSPANLQLHHITWDDSASLLEKIVAHEAVHPISNLLDLKRRLGMGRRCFGYLHPAIPGEPLIFIEVALMKHVAQTIQEVLWDDPPIPECEATCALFYSISSTQPGLSGINLGKFLIKRVIDVVRRDMPTISTFATLSPIPGYMQWLLSKLAPTEISDSTFSENLLTPEEESALLEATEELNMGKNGMEVLRNLLSSSEKWINSEKLASVLRIPLMRLCARYLLQEKKRGKALDSVGNFHLQNGAMVGRINWMADLSEKGIKQSAGIMVNYIYEVEHIEENAQSYFGDGEIGASDEVRSYLEPRQEDHQEEIKD
- the LOC125193983 gene encoding malonyl-CoA decarboxylase, mitochondrial-like isoform X4, which translates into the protein MQGYYGLPNENRRALLLTLAREYDLNRKQVRDLMKQYLGLELPSSDKPLENAHEGEGSFSAFYRIERNLRESLKPMYEVLFERLNTHPGGLRFLSIMRADILSFLAEENTAVLRALDSYLKEKLITWLSPANLQLHHITWDDSASLLEKIVAHEAVHPISNLLDLKRRLGMGRRCFGYLHPAIPGEPLIFIEVALMKHVAQTIQEVLWDDPPIPECEATCALFYSISSTQPGLSGINLGKFLIKRVIDVVRRDMPTISTFATLSPIPGYMQWLLSKLAPTEISDSTFSENLLTPEEESALLEATEELNMGKNGMEVLRNLLSSSEKWINSEKLASVLRIPLMRLCARYLLQEKKRGKALDSVGNFHLQNGAMVGRINWMADLSEKGIKQSAGIMVNYIYEVEHIEENAQSYFGDGEIGASDEVRSYLEPRQEDHQEEIKD
- the LOC125192914 gene encoding chromatin remodeling protein EBS-like isoform X1, translated to MAKRRPGTSDVDSYTIRGTNKIVKAGDCVVMRPSESNTAPYVARVEKIEADNRNNMKVRVRWYYRPEEAVGGRRQFHGAKELFLSDHHDMQSAHTIEGKCIVHSFKNYTKLENVGPEDYYCRFEYKPSTGAFLPDRVAVYCKCEMPYNPDDLMIQCDECKDWYHPACVDLTVEEAKQLDHFICSEHASDEEFKKAQENSLTNGKAETKRQRK
- the LOC125192914 gene encoding chromatin remodeling protein EBS-like isoform X2 yields the protein MAKRRPGTSDVDSYTIRGTNKIVKVMRPSESNTAPYVARVEKIEADNRNNMKVRVRWYYRPEEAVGGRRQFHGAKELFLSDHHDMQSAHTIEGKCIVHSFKNYTKLENVGPEDYYCRFEYKPSTGAFLPDRVAVYCKCEMPYNPDDLMIQCDECKDWYHPACVDLTVEEAKQLDHFICSEHASDEEFKKAQENSLTNGKAETKRQRK